From the genome of Corallococcus soli:
GGCCCTCCATGAAGGGCAGCTTCACCGCCGCGTCCGGCCCGTCCATGGCGCCGCGCCGCGGCTCCGGCATGAAGAAGGCCATGGCGCCCAGCACCAGCCCCGGCACGCCGCCCGCGAAGAAGGCCACGTGCCACGAATACGACTGCGTCAGCCACCCGCCCAGGCCGTAGCCCATGGCGGAGCCCACCGGGATGGCGATGTAGAAGTACGACAGCATCCGCGTGCGCTGCTCGCGCGGGTACAGGTCGGAGATGATGGACGGCGCCACGGCCCCATAGCCCGCCTCGCCAATGCCAATCACCGCGCGCGCCAGCAGCAGCGCCGTGAACGTGGACGCAAGGCCGCTGGCCCCGGTGGCCAGGCTCCACAGGAGCACGCCGCCCGCCACCAGCAACCGGCGCGGCACCCGGTCTCCCAGGAAGCCGCCCAGCGGAGAGGCCAGCATGAACACGACGATGAAGACGGTGCCCAGCAGGCCCGACTGCGCGTCGTTGATGCCGAAGTCCCGCTGAATCTCCGGCAGCGCGACGGCGATGATGTACCGGTCGAGGTAGTTGACCAGGTTGATGAGGGTCAGGATGAACAGCGCGTAGCCCGCGCGCACGGACTGCGTGGCGGGCGCGCTGGACGGAGCGGCGGGGGAAGAGGCGTTCATGAGGAGGAGGGCGCGGAGCCGAAGCGGTGGACCAGCAGGCCCCAGCGCAGGCCGCGGTCACTCACGCGGCACGCGTCCAGGCCCAGGGCCTTCACCGCTTCGCGCAGGATGAGCGCGCCCGCGGGGATGACGTCCGCGCGCTTGGGCTGGATGCCGGGCAGCGCGCGCCGGGCCTCCAGGGGCAGGGCGCACAGCCGGTCCGTGAGCGCGTCCAGCTGGCCCCGCGACAGCGTGCCGCCGTGGACCCGCTCCGCGTCGTAGGTCGCCATCGCGTGCTCCACGGCGTACAGCGTCGTCACCGTGCCGGCCACGCCCACCAGCATCGCGGCCGGGGGCGGCGGGGGCAGGGCGGAGAAGGTGTCGCGCAGGTGCGCTTCGATGGCGCCGCGCTCGTCGGAGGACAGCGGATCCGTGCGCACGAAGCGCTCGGTGAGGCGCACGGCGCCCACGTCGAAGCTGTGGCGGAAGGCCACGGTGCCGGCGTCGTTGCCGTAGATGAACTCCGTGGAGCCGCCGCCGATGTCGACGACGACCAGCGGCCCCGCGGCGTCGCCCGCGAAGTCCGCGG
Proteins encoded in this window:
- a CDS encoding spinster family MFS transporter; amino-acid sequence: MNASSPAAPSSAPATQSVRAGYALFILTLINLVNYLDRYIIAVALPEIQRDFGINDAQSGLLGTVFIVVFMLASPLGGFLGDRVPRRLLVAGGVLLWSLATGASGLASTFTALLLARAVIGIGEAGYGAVAPSIISDLYPREQRTRMLSYFYIAIPVGSAMGYGLGGWLTQSYSWHVAFFAGGVPGLVLGAMAFFMPEPRRGAMDGPDAAVKLPFMEGLRGLGRNAAFWATTAGYTLMTFSIGGLAFWMPTYLVRERQLWLEHPGRVGLVFGAITAVAGLAGTVAGGWLGDKMDRKRAGGGLWLSGIGLLLAAPCMYLAVNLQDTTLTFAAIGVAQFLIFLNSGPINAAIVNCVPPAFRAFAMGLNVLCIHMLGDAISPTLIGQIADMASLHTAIAINSVPVLLGGLALLLGAKLFREAVPQARA
- a CDS encoding Ppx/GppA phosphatase family protein, with translation MPRFASIDIGTNSVLLLVADRQPDGRFQAVVERAEITRLGRGVDTHRVLSPDGMEATLATLVAFADEARALGAEGIAVSATSAARDAKNGADFIAAAKARAGVTVEIIPGEMEAQLSFAAVAADFAGDAAGPLVVVDIGGGSTEFIYGNDAGTVAFRHSFDVGAVRLTERFVRTDPLSSDERGAIEAHLRDTFSALPPPPPAAMLVGVAGTVTTLYAVEHAMATYDAERVHGGTLSRGQLDALTDRLCALPLEARRALPGIQPKRADVIPAGALILREAVKALGLDACRVSDRGLRWGLLVHRFGSAPSSS